From Triticum urartu cultivar G1812 chromosome 2, Tu2.1, whole genome shotgun sequence, a single genomic window includes:
- the LOC125540471 gene encoding 26 kDa endochitinase 1-like: MAALGAIMYQAPPRSIMKSYMPTVLRAPRVVAILAMVVAAALATAVDAQQCGSQAGGATCANCLCCSKFGYCGSGDAYCGAGCQSQCSGCGPTPPGPSPGGGVSSIISRDLFERLLLHRNDCQEARGFYTYDAFLAAAAAFPSFGTTGSTETRKREVAAFLGQTSHETTGGWPAAPDGPYAWGYCFKQEQGSPGSYCEPKPEWPCVSGKKYYGRGPIQLSWNYNYGPAGRAIGVDLLNNPDLVATDATVSFKTALWFWMTAQANKPSSHAVITGQWTPSGTDNAAGRVPGYGVITNIINGGLECGRGQDDRVANRIGFYKRYCDVLGVGYGNNLDCYNQRPFNSGLSVGLASE; the protein is encoded by the coding sequence ATGGCGGCACTTGGCGCCATAATGTATCAGGCACCACCAAGATCGATCATGAAGTCATACATGCCCACGGTACTGAGAGCCCCGAGGGTGGTGGCCATCCTGGCCATGGTTGTGGCGGCGGCACTCGCCACAGCCGTGGACGCCCAGCAGTGCGGCTCGCAGGCTGGCGGCGCGACGTGCGCAAACTGTCTCTGCTGCAGCAAATTCGGGTACTGCGGCAGCGGCGACGCCTACTGCGGAGCCGGCTGTCAGAGCCAGTGCAGCGGCTGCGGCCCCACCCCTCCCGGCCCCAGCCCCGGCGGGGGCGTGTCGTCCATCATCTCCAGGGACCTCTTCGAGCGGCTCCTCCTCCACCGCAACGACTGCCAAGAGGCCCGCGGGTTCTACACGTACGacgccttcctcgccgccgccgccgcgttcCCGTCATTCGGCACCACGGGGAGCACGGAGACGCGGAAGCGGGAGGTGGCGGCCTTCCTCGGGCAGACCTCCCACGAGACCACTGGCGGGTGGCCCGCGGCGCCCGATGGACCGTACGCCTGGGGCTACTGCTTCAAGCAGGAGCAGGGCTCGCCGGGAAGCTACTGCGAGCCAAAGCCGGAGTGGCCGTGCGTGTCGGGCAAGAAATACTACGGTCGCGGCCCCATCCAGCTCTCATGGAACTACAACTATGGCCCCGCGGGGCGTGCCATCGGGGTGGACCTGCTCAACAACCCGGACCTGGTCGCCACGGACGCGACGGTGTCGTTTAAGACGGCGTTATGGTTTTGGATGACGGCTCAGGCGAACAAGCCGTCGTCCCATGCCGTGATCACAGGCCAATGGACCCCATCGGGCACGGACAACGCTGCTGGCCGGGTGCCTGGGTATGGCGTCATCACCAACATCATCAACGGCGGGCTCGAGTGCGGTAGGGGGCAGGATGACCGTGTTGCTAACCGGATCGGGTTCTACAAGCGCTACTGCGATGTCCTCGGCGTTGGCTATGGTAACAACCTCGACTGCTACAACCAGAGGCCCTTCAACAGTGGGCTCTCGGTGGGGCTTGCGTCAgagtaa